From a region of the Synechococcus sp. PCC 7502 genome:
- a CDS encoding flavin reductase family protein has product MSENLETVGSALGSVSSGLFVVTTSQDQKNHVMLASWVQQAGFTPPSVSIVVSKERPISALLTVGSPVVINILGKGQGKLVGYFAKGFDPEINPLAEVPTAIAPSGQPYLQEAIAYLDAKVTQVVDTGDHNLVLAQIIGGERLSDSEPAIHTRKNGFKY; this is encoded by the coding sequence ATGTCTGAAAACTTAGAGACTGTGGGATCAGCACTTGGCTCTGTCTCCAGTGGACTATTTGTTGTAACCACAAGTCAAGATCAAAAAAATCATGTCATGCTGGCATCTTGGGTACAGCAAGCGGGGTTTACGCCACCATCTGTCAGTATTGTCGTCTCCAAGGAAAGACCCATATCTGCCCTACTTACAGTTGGAAGTCCAGTGGTAATTAATATTTTAGGCAAAGGTCAGGGGAAACTAGTTGGATATTTTGCTAAGGGTTTTGATCCAGAAATCAATCCTTTAGCTGAGGTTCCCACAGCGATCGCCCCCAGTGGACAACCCTATTTACAAGAAGCGATTGCTTATTTAGATGCTAAAGTTACTCAGGTAGTGGATACTGGCGACCATAACTTAGTTTTAGCCCAAATTATTGGGGGTGAAAGATTAAGCGATAGTGAACCTGCAATCCATACCCGTAAAAACGGATTCAAGTACTAG